One Sodalinema gerasimenkoae IPPAS B-353 DNA segment encodes these proteins:
- a CDS encoding DUF4926 domain-containing protein: MNPEPFDIVELLVSLPEHNLLVGTQGAIIENFGSKTPSF; this comes from the coding sequence ATGAACCCAGAACCCTTCGATATCGTGGAACTACTGGTGAGCCTACCAGAACATAACCTGCTTGTGGGTACCCAGGGCGCTATTATCGAAAATTTTGGGTCTAAAACCCCGTCCTTCTAG
- a CDS encoding DUF6444 domain-containing protein yields MEIVLQQQAVLEELVAEVERLKALIDKDSQISSKPPSSDLIRHSEKVKEKAESEPSKRKPGGQPGHPGIWAFPKPA; encoded by the coding sequence GTGGAGATAGTGCTGCAACAGCAAGCAGTGCTCGAAGAACTCGTAGCGGAAGTCGAACGGCTCAAAGCATTGATAGACAAGGATAGCCAGATCTCCTCCAAGCCTCCCTCAAGCGACCTCATTCGGCATTCGGAGAAAGTCAAAGAGAAAGCGGAGTCCGAGCCATCAAAGCGAAAACCGGGAGGGCAACCGGGACACCCCGGAATTTGGGCGTTTCCTAAACCCGCGTAG
- a CDS encoding phage integrase N-terminal SAM-like domain-containing protein, producing the protein MQPPPKKLLDRVRDAIQVKHYSYRTEQTYLQWIRRYILFHNKRHPNEMGVPEAEAFLTQLAVQNGVAAATQNQALSAILFLYKEILGRPLEGVDAIRAKRSRRLPTVLTVEEARLVIHQMSGVHRLIVQLLYGSGLRLREAMQLRIKDLDFTQHQIVVQDTKGRQSRV; encoded by the coding sequence ATGCAACCTCCTCCCAAGAAGCTGCTAGATCGCGTGCGCGACGCGATCCAAGTCAAACACTACTCCTACCGTACCGAACAAACCTACCTTCAATGGATTCGCCGCTACATCCTCTTTCACAACAAGCGCCATCCCAATGAAATGGGAGTACCCGAAGCCGAAGCATTTTTGACCCAGTTGGCAGTACAAAATGGAGTAGCAGCAGCCACTCAAAATCAAGCACTTAGTGCAATACTCTTCTTGTACAAAGAGATATTAGGTCGCCCCTTAGAAGGAGTTGACGCTATCAGGGCTAAGCGTTCTCGGAGGCTCCCTACAGTTTTGACTGTCGAGGAAGCGCGGTTGGTGATTCATCAAATGTCAGGTGTTCATCGTCTCATTGTCCAACTGCTTTATGGCAGTGGCTTGCGACTGCGAGAGGCAATGCAATTACGCATCAAAGACTTGGATTTCACACAGCATCAGATTGTGGTGCAAGATACTAAAGGAAGACAGAGCCGGGTGTAG
- a CDS encoding ParA family protein, producing the protein MKIVSIFNNKGGVGKTTYMYHIAHLLEKEGKTVLIADLDSQCNLSSYCISESELEKSWKLDRGNSIWNAIERVYQGLGDIRQRGPSKVSSLYPKLYLIPGDILLSSYEDVLGDTWSSAKGGAEPALRVQSAIYRYVKWCGGKVDADVILLDLGPNLGALNRAILAASDYFIVPMSPDLFSIRGTENLGNKLVNWAGEWYQCNSSWKGQGLALPAGKPTFLGYVMQQHNVRQNQDGMTRGWSIFGSRVEQAVKDNIVDKLDPIGQVHHWTDNEWKLGRIPNLHSLVPYSLEARKPVFDCTSRDGLTGAHITRARNSRQHFDPIMTKLRQVI; encoded by the coding sequence ATGAAGATAGTTAGTATTTTTAACAATAAAGGTGGGGTCGGTAAAACCACCTACATGTACCATATTGCCCACCTTCTTGAGAAAGAGGGGAAGACTGTTTTGATCGCAGACTTAGATAGTCAATGCAATTTATCCTCTTACTGCATCTCGGAGTCAGAGCTTGAAAAAAGCTGGAAGCTGGATCGAGGAAATAGTATTTGGAACGCTATTGAGCGGGTTTATCAGGGTCTGGGGGATATCCGCCAAAGAGGCCCTTCCAAAGTAAGCAGTTTGTATCCGAAACTTTACTTGATTCCGGGTGACATTTTGCTGAGTAGTTATGAGGACGTGCTGGGTGATACTTGGAGCTCTGCTAAAGGTGGTGCTGAACCTGCGCTACGAGTCCAATCTGCGATATACAGGTATGTGAAATGGTGTGGTGGGAAGGTCGATGCTGATGTAATTCTGTTAGATCTTGGGCCAAATCTTGGAGCACTAAATCGTGCAATTTTGGCTGCAAGTGACTATTTTATTGTGCCGATGTCTCCCGATTTGTTCTCAATCAGAGGTACGGAAAATCTAGGAAATAAGCTAGTTAACTGGGCAGGTGAATGGTATCAATGCAACAGTTCTTGGAAAGGTCAAGGGTTAGCGCTTCCTGCTGGTAAGCCGACGTTTCTTGGATATGTAATGCAGCAGCACAATGTACGTCAAAACCAAGATGGCATGACTCGAGGTTGGTCAATTTTCGGGAGCAGGGTTGAGCAAGCGGTGAAAGACAACATCGTTGATAAACTTGACCCAATTGGCCAAGTTCATCATTGGACTGACAATGAATGGAAACTTGGCCGTATTCCAAACCTTCATAGCTTGGTTCCTTATTCCTTAGAAGCACGAAAGCCAGTCTTTGACTGCACTTCAAGGGATGGTTTAACAGGTGCCCATATAACGAGAGCAAGGAACTCTAGGCAGCATTTTGACCCGATTATGACAAAGCTGAGGCAGGTTATTTAA
- a CDS encoding AbgT family transporter, which yields MEDNNSPQSESPRQSAGKLRGLDRVLGWIERVGNALPDPVTLFLILAIGVILLSALAAAAGLSVVHPATEETVTAVSLLSGEGLRQMVTEAVQNFVQFPPLGPVLVAMLGVGLCEQTGLLSAALRWGVSATPLALISPGIVFLGVMSNLASDAGYVVLTPLAAMVFAAVGRHPIAGLAAAFAGVSGGFSANLLIGTLDPLLAGISQDAAGFIDPGYVVNPTANYYFMAASTFVITLVGWWMTDKVVEPRLGSYGGDRTPEDEQTLTASERKGLRWALYALLAVLALLALLVLPPNGVLRDPETGSLVPSPFLNGIVILITLGFLIPGIAYGMAAGTVRNDKDVVKGMSTAMSAMGYYIVLSFVAAQFIAYFSWSNLGVIVAVNGANLLEASGFTGIALLLSFVLLSAFINLFIGSASAQWAIMAPIFVPMLMLLGYTPELTQLVFRIGDSTSNIITPLMVYFPLIVAFGQRFDKNLKIGTLIATMLPYSVAFLMSWSLFFALWFLLGLPLGPGAGIQLL from the coding sequence ATGGAAGACAACAATTCCCCTCAATCTGAATCTCCCCGCCAGTCTGCGGGGAAATTACGGGGGTTAGATCGGGTTCTGGGTTGGATCGAACGGGTTGGCAATGCCCTACCCGACCCCGTGACGCTGTTCCTAATTCTAGCGATCGGGGTAATTCTTTTGAGCGCCTTGGCGGCGGCGGCAGGGCTTTCTGTGGTGCATCCAGCAACGGAAGAAACAGTTACGGCCGTGTCGTTGCTGTCTGGCGAAGGCTTGCGACAAATGGTGACCGAGGCCGTGCAGAACTTTGTGCAGTTTCCTCCGTTGGGGCCGGTGCTGGTGGCCATGCTGGGGGTGGGTCTGTGCGAACAGACTGGGCTGCTGTCTGCCGCGTTGCGGTGGGGAGTATCGGCGACACCGCTGGCTTTGATCAGCCCTGGTATTGTGTTTTTGGGGGTGATGTCAAACCTAGCGTCGGATGCTGGGTACGTGGTGTTAACGCCCCTAGCGGCGATGGTGTTTGCAGCGGTGGGTCGCCATCCGATTGCGGGGCTGGCGGCGGCGTTTGCCGGGGTTTCGGGAGGCTTTAGTGCCAACCTACTCATCGGGACCCTAGACCCCTTGCTGGCCGGCATTAGTCAGGATGCCGCAGGCTTTATCGACCCAGGTTATGTGGTGAATCCCACCGCCAACTACTACTTTATGGCGGCGTCGACCTTTGTGATTACCCTGGTGGGGTGGTGGATGACCGACAAGGTAGTTGAGCCTCGTCTGGGTTCCTATGGGGGCGATCGCACCCCAGAAGATGAACAGACCCTCACCGCCTCCGAGCGAAAGGGGCTTCGCTGGGCCTTGTATGCTCTGTTGGCCGTGCTGGCTCTGCTCGCCCTTCTAGTGCTACCCCCCAATGGCGTTCTGCGCGATCCTGAGACGGGCAGCCTTGTCCCGTCTCCCTTCCTCAATGGCATTGTCATTTTGATTACCCTGGGTTTCCTGATACCGGGAATTGCTTATGGCATGGCGGCGGGGACCGTGCGCAACGATAAGGATGTGGTCAAGGGGATGTCCACAGCGATGAGTGCCATGGGCTACTACATCGTGCTGTCGTTTGTGGCGGCACAGTTTATTGCCTACTTTAGCTGGAGTAACCTGGGGGTTATCGTTGCGGTGAATGGAGCAAATTTGCTAGAAGCTAGCGGCTTTACAGGCATTGCGCTGCTGTTAAGCTTTGTACTGCTGAGTGCGTTTATCAACCTCTTCATCGGTTCAGCGTCGGCGCAGTGGGCGATTATGGCTCCCATTTTTGTACCGATGCTGATGCTATTGGGCTATACTCCGGAACTGACGCAACTGGTGTTTCGCATTGGCGACTCGACGAGTAATATCATTACGCCGCTGATGGTCTATTTTCCTTTGATTGTGGCGTTTGGGCAGCGGTTTGATAAAAATCTCAAGATTGGCACGTTGATTGCGACCATGTTGCCCTATTCGGTGGCGTTCCTGATGAGCTGGTCTCTGTTTTTTGCCCTCTGGTTTCTGTTGGGGTTGCCGCTGGGTCCAGGGGCTGGGATTCAGCTGCTGTAA
- the moaC gene encoding cyclic pyranopterin monophosphate synthase MoaC has protein sequence MTQPPQPKKNLTHLDESGEARMVDVSEKAVTVREATAEGYVRMKPETFEAIAAGNAPKGDVLATAKLAGIMAAKQTAQLIPLCHPLPLQKIDVQIEAAPDLPGYRLEATVKTKSETGVEMEALTAVSVAALTLYDMAKALEKTLQIEGIRLLRKTGGQSGDIQAGDRPHP, from the coding sequence ATGACGCAACCCCCCCAGCCGAAAAAAAATTTAACTCACCTCGATGAGAGTGGCGAAGCCCGTATGGTGGATGTTTCCGAGAAAGCGGTCACCGTTCGCGAAGCCACGGCCGAGGGCTATGTGCGGATGAAGCCAGAGACGTTTGAGGCGATCGCCGCCGGAAATGCCCCCAAAGGGGATGTCTTGGCAACGGCAAAACTCGCAGGCATCATGGCTGCTAAACAGACGGCCCAGCTCATCCCCCTCTGTCACCCCCTGCCCTTGCAAAAAATTGATGTTCAGATTGAAGCTGCACCGGATTTGCCCGGCTATCGCCTCGAAGCCACGGTAAAGACCAAATCCGAAACGGGAGTGGAAATGGAAGCCTTAACGGCGGTCTCAGTTGCCGCTCTGACCCTCTATGATATGGCGAAGGCTCTGGAGAAAACCCTGCAAATTGAGGGGATTCGCCTGCTCAGGAAAACTGGCGGCCAATCTGGGGATATCCAAGCCGGCGATCGCCCCCATCCCTAA
- a CDS encoding S-layer homology domain-containing protein, which translates to MANPTPPEPPRRLEPDEWIAIFVTLATLGGLGVWILGAAGLRRIAPSQIAGIDIPGLAQDEEGPPARRDESEDRSLFGLRQAPPTLTGRERTQARPGRVPRRQRTEEEETPRRAGRRAEQEGRRRSPRRLLETDDSSDGLALTTTGLILGQQAQTFLDDDETAGTDPETDATLDNGVPPVVPPVTQDPAETEVPEEMAGVPSPDEEETAAEVRPDINDDVGDPINFVDVDENHWARAYIDAMSARGLIGGVEADRFAPDEPVTRAQYAQLVERVFQGDEDVREGLDFVDLDDDYWAASAIGTSVRWGFLSGYPGLEFRPERSISRLEVLLSLRAGLNLSEPDDPAAILEAYGDRDAIPDWARPPVSAAVQAELERNRPDSEGLDLEREASRAEVTAMFYQALVRAGQAEPLP; encoded by the coding sequence ATGGCTAACCCCACTCCTCCTGAACCCCCCCGGCGTCTTGAACCGGATGAATGGATTGCCATTTTTGTCACCCTTGCCACCCTGGGCGGCTTGGGGGTCTGGATTTTGGGGGCAGCCGGTTTGCGACGCATCGCTCCTAGTCAAATCGCAGGCATTGATATCCCCGGTTTGGCCCAGGATGAAGAAGGCCCCCCGGCCCGCCGCGATGAGTCGGAAGACCGCTCTCTCTTCGGCCTCAGACAAGCACCCCCCACCCTCACTGGCCGGGAACGAACTCAAGCGCGTCCGGGCCGAGTTCCCCGCCGTCAGCGCACTGAGGAGGAGGAAACGCCGAGACGGGCTGGCCGTCGTGCTGAACAGGAAGGACGCCGCCGCTCGCCGCGACGATTGCTAGAAACGGATGACTCCTCCGATGGACTGGCCCTCACCACCACCGGGCTCATTTTAGGACAACAGGCCCAAACCTTCCTCGATGACGACGAGACAGCGGGGACTGACCCTGAAACCGATGCCACCCTGGACAATGGAGTCCCCCCGGTCGTGCCACCTGTAACTCAAGACCCAGCCGAGACGGAGGTTCCTGAGGAGATGGCTGGGGTTCCAAGTCCCGATGAGGAGGAGACAGCGGCTGAGGTTCGTCCTGATATCAATGACGACGTGGGTGACCCCATTAACTTTGTCGATGTTGACGAAAACCATTGGGCCAGAGCCTATATTGACGCCATGTCTGCCCGAGGCTTGATTGGAGGAGTAGAAGCCGATCGCTTTGCTCCCGATGAGCCGGTTACACGTGCTCAATATGCACAACTGGTTGAGAGGGTGTTTCAGGGTGACGAGGATGTCCGGGAAGGACTGGACTTTGTGGACCTCGACGATGACTATTGGGCTGCCTCTGCCATTGGCACCTCGGTACGTTGGGGCTTTTTGAGTGGCTATCCCGGTTTAGAATTTCGCCCGGAACGGTCTATCTCTCGTTTAGAGGTGCTGCTGTCGTTGCGGGCGGGCCTGAATCTCTCAGAACCAGATGACCCGGCGGCGATTTTAGAGGCCTACGGCGATCGCGATGCAATTCCCGACTGGGCCCGACCTCCCGTCTCAGCAGCCGTACAGGCCGAACTCGAACGCAACCGCCCCGATTCTGAAGGCCTCGACCTAGAACGAGAAGCCAGCCGCGCTGAGGTAACGGCTATGTTCTATCAAGCCCTAGTTCGAGCAGGACAGGCTGAGCCTTTGCCCTAG
- a CDS encoding acyl carrier protein has protein sequence MSQTNVSEKVQEIVVEHLGVEASQVKEAASFIEDLGADSLDTVELVMAFEEEFDIEIPDEDAEKILTVKDAVNYIQEKSAAAQA, from the coding sequence ATGAGTCAAACGAACGTTTCAGAAAAAGTCCAAGAAATTGTCGTGGAACACTTGGGTGTTGAAGCCAGCCAAGTTAAAGAAGCAGCCAGTTTCATTGAAGACCTCGGTGCCGATTCTCTCGACACTGTGGAATTAGTCATGGCCTTTGAAGAAGAATTTGATATCGAAATTCCCGATGAAGATGCCGAAAAAATTCTGACGGTCAAAGATGCCGTTAACTATATCCAGGAAAAATCCGCCGCTGCTCAAGCCTAG